In Carya illinoinensis cultivar Pawnee chromosome 6, C.illinoinensisPawnee_v1, whole genome shotgun sequence, a single genomic region encodes these proteins:
- the LOC122313571 gene encoding uncharacterized protein LOC122313571 codes for MVNGCFGSTPSLTRIQRLFLSLSKIVAYLVLFCEYHVGGGGGGGCSGVGWLIREGDMGACVSTPQGCVGGRTRSSKNKTRRRRRAGVLKRRVPSRLSEGSSDKVDRLPTSDLSCTNPSFQGSTDEAWFDPVAIFESDCDEDYQSVPDDILSLSSFDGVSRSSISSVRDANHGDYNVNQASSTSHVLKPGNLSTRNSLRNSVNEVSRTTNVQALNTDDGNSQFKCDSTLNEANQPVSLNEISSSMDGSSGREEAMLYNCGILPSNCLPCLPSTVPSVEKRSSMSSSPPSSRKRGALKLPFKWKDGNIDGTLFSSRMLLQRPRAGSQVPFCPIEKKMLDSWSPIEPGTFKVRGVNYFRDKKKDFAPNNAAYYPFGVDVFLSQRKIDHLARFVELPVINSSGDLPPILIVNVQVPLYPATLFQGETDGEGMSFVLYFKLSDSYSKELPSKFRENIRRLIDDEVERVKGFPLDTNVHFRERLKILGRVVNMEDLHLSAPERTIMQAYNEKPVLSRPQHEFYAGENYLEIDIDMHRFSYISRKGFEAFLDRLKLCILDVGLTIQGNKAEELPEQVLCCIRLNGIDYMNYQQLGIDQ; via the exons ATGGTTAATGGTTGCTTTGGCTCAACTCCATCTCTCACTAGAATTCAGCGTctctttctatctctctctaaaatTGTTGCTTATTTAGTTCTTTTTTGCGAATATCatgttggtggtggtggtggtggtggctgcAGTGGAGTGGGGTGGTTGATACGAGAGGGAGACATGGGGGCGTGCGTATCCACGCCTCAGGGGTGCGTGGGGGGGAGAACGAGGTCGTCCAAGAACAAGACCCGGAGGAGGCGGAGAGCTGGAGTGCTGAAACGAAGAGTACCTTCTCGGTTGTCCGAAGGATCATCGGACAAGGTTGATAGGCTCCCAACATCCGATCTCTCTTGCACCAACCCCTCTTTCCAAG GAAGTACTGACGAGGCGTGGTTTGATCCTGTAGCAATTTTTGAGTCCGATTGTGATGAAGATTACCAAAGTGTTCCAGATG ATATTTTATCTCTGAGTAGCTTTGACGGTGTATCCAGATCAAGTATTTCATCAGTGAGAGATGCCAATCATGGAGACTATAATGTCAATCAAGCCTCCTCCACCAGTCATGTGCTGAAACCAGGGAATTTGTCAACAAGGAACTCTTTACGCAACTCTGTTAATGAGGTTTCTAGAACAACAAATGTTCAGGCCTTGAATACAGATGATGGTAATTCACAATTCAAATGTGATTCAACTTTAAATGAAGCAAACCAACCTGTGTCCCTCAATGAAATCTCCTCATCTATGGATGGAAGTTCTGGAAGGGAGGAAGCAATGTTGTATAACTGTGGGATTCTCCCAAGCAACTGTTTACCTTGTCTTCCATCCACCGTTCCTTCTGTTGAAAAGAGAAGTTCAATGAGCTCTAGTCCACCAAGTTCAAGAAAAAGGGGTGCCTTGAAACTTCCCTTCAAATGGAAGGACGGCAATATTGATGGCACTCTAT TTTCGTCAAGAATGCTGCTGCAAAGACCAAGAGCAGGTTCCCAAGTACCATTTTGCCCAATAGAAAAGAAGATGCTTGATAGCTGGTCACCTATTGAGCCTGGTACTTTCAAAGTTCGGGGTGTGAATTATTTTAG GGACAAGAAGAAGGATTTTGCTCCTAATAATGCAGCATATTATCCCTTTGGTGTTGATGTGTTCTTATCTCAGCGGAAAATAGATCATTTAGCTCGTTTCGTGGAACTCCCTGTCATTAATTCTTCCGGAGACCTCCCACCTATCCTCATTGTAAATGTACAG GTTCCATTGTACCCTGCCACACTGTTTCAGGGTGAAACGGATGGAGAGGGAATGAGTTTTGTTTTGTACTTTAAACTTTCTGACAGTTACTCCAAAGAGCTTCCATCCAAATTTCGAGAAAATATCAGA AGGTTAATAGATGATGAAGTTGAAAGGGTGAAAGGTTTTCCTCTAGATACAAATGTACACTTTCGGGAAAGGCTGAAGATACTAGGTCGTGTCGTAAACATGGAAGATCTTCATTTGAGTGCACCAGAGCGTACAATTATGCAAGCTTACAATGAAAAACCTGTTCTTTCACGTCCTCAACATGAGTTCTACGCG GGAGAAAATTACTTAGAGATTGATATAGATATGCACAGATTCAGTTATATCTCAAGGAAAGGGTTTGAGGCATTCCTAGACAGACTAAAGCTTTGCATCCTGGATGTTGGCCTCACAATTCAG GGAAACAAAGCTGAAGAGTTGCCAGAGCAAGTCCTATGTTGTATACGGCTAAATGGAATTGACTACATGAATTACCAGCAACTGGGGATTGATCAATAG
- the LOC122313570 gene encoding LRR receptor-like serine/threonine-protein kinase FLS2 yields MSPRLLWFVFVLISIAAFVEGNRSIGERCSPNDLGGLNSFKAGIQMDTSGRLERWVGHSCCKWEGIVCDNTTGRVTELHLPGFISSNEFLFQSQMTGSLSPSITLLTSLEVIDLGGLTGLTGNIPPSIGFHIPKLRKLYLYGNNLTGAIPESIGKLSKLEELVLHENRLSESLPPCLGRLKNLRILLLYSNQFFGIIPDSFKNLTNLVKLDLHGNSLTGQIPDRISQLQVLEELDLSNNLLSGKIPSSLTNLTAISVMYLDTNYLEGAIPFPSSSGEMPSLGFLRLHNNLLTGKIPPSFGFLVSLQRVSLANNNLGGSIPPTLGNLLALTELYLGGNRLSGQIPKSFSKLSQLIVLNISHNLIQGPLPHEMSSLQNLQILDLSINRINLSTIPQWLAELPSLSRIFLAGCGIQGKIPEFLQTTPSPIQELDLSANHLTGTIPAWLGSLSQLYLLNLSRNSLVSNIPDSITRLHDLGVLDLHSNKLTGTINQVFEIGQRFPDGSLTYIDLSDNSFTGGIEKIGTGTQRGIQFLNISHNYLVGRLPSTIDRLASMRSLDLSYNILGSDLPEALADVSLLETLKLQENHFTGKIPNGFLKLRKLKDLDLSHNLLVGEIPVGKPLIDFPESSYSGNKGLCGKPLAPCKL; encoded by the coding sequence ATGTCCCCTCGGTTGCTATGGTTTGTCTTCGTGCTGATCAGTATTGCAGCATTTGTGGAAGGAAACAGAAGTATTGGTGAACGATGCAGCCCCAATGACCTGGGAGGTCTAAACAGTTTCAAGGCTGGAATTCAAATGGACACATCTGGGCGACTAGAGAGGTGGGTTGGTCACAGCTGCTGCAAGTGGGAAGGTATTGTCTGTGATAATACAACCGGCAGGGTAACAGAACTCCATCTTCCGGGATTCATTTCCAGTAATGAATTCTTATTCCAGTCCCAGATGACAGGCAGCTTATCTCCTTCAATAACACTTCTCACATCTCTTGAAGTCATTGATCTTGGTGGACTAACTGGGCTAACAGGAAATATCCCACCATCGATCGGTTTTCACATCCCAAAGCTCCGAAAGCTCTATCTCTATGGCAACAATCTAACTGGTGCTATACCAGAGAGCATTGGTAAGCTGTCAAAACTTGAAGAACTTGTCCTCCATGAAAATAGATTATCCGAGTCCCTCCCTCCATGCCTAGGAAGGCTAAAAAATCTGAGAATTCTGCTTCTATATTCGAACCAATTTTTTGGGATTATACCTGATTCATTCAAAAATTTGACAAATTTGGTAAAGTTAGATCTTCATGGCAATTCACTGACTGGTCAAATTCCTGATAGAATCAGTCAGTTGCAGGTTTTGGAGGAGCTAGATCTTTCCAACAATCTCTTAAGTGGGAAAATCCCCTCGTCGTTAACTAACTTAACTGCCATTTCAGTTATGTACTTAGACACCAACTATCTTGAGGGAGCAATCCCATTTCCATCAAGTTCAGGCGAAATGCCTTCTCTTGGCTTTCTAAGGCTGCATAATAATCTTCTAACTGGAAAGATACCTCCCAGCTTTGGATTTCTGGTCTCCCTCCAAAGAGTTTCTCTGGCAAATAACAACCTTGGTGGATCCATTCCCCCTACTTTGGGGAACTTACTAGCTTTGACAGAGCTATATCTTGGTGGCAACCGGTTATCTGgccaaataccaaaatcatTCAGTAAACTTTCTCAGCTTATTGTcttaaatatttctcataatttgATTCAAGGACCATTGCCCCATGAGATGTCATCCCTCCAAAATCTTCAGATACTTGATCTTTCCATCAACCGTATAAACCTCTCCACCATCCCACAGTGGCTGGCAGAATTGCCATCTCTTTCTCGAATCTTCTTGGCAGGATGTGGAATCCAAGGAAAAATCCCTGAGTTCTTGCAGACTACTCCGAGTCCAATTCAGGAACTGGATTTATCAGCCAACCATCTCACCGGAACCATTCCGGCATGGCTTGGGAGTCTCAGTCAGCTCTACCTATTGAACCTTTCCAGGAACTCACTTGTGTCAAATATCCCTGACTCAATTACACGCTTGCATGATTTGGGTGTGCTTGATCTCCACTCAAATAAGTTAACAGGCACCATAAACCAGGTTTTCGAAATAGGACAGAGGTTTCCTGATGGATCACTAACATATATTGATCTTTCAGATAACAGCTTCACGGGCGGAATTGAGAAGATCGGGACAGGAACGCAGCGTGGGATTCAGTTTCTTAATATATCACATAACTATTTGGTTGGCAGATTACCAAGTACCATAGATAGACTGGCATCCATGCGAAGTTTGGATTTGAGCTACAATATACTGGGTTCAGACTTGCCAGAGGCTCTAGCAGATGTAAGCTTGTTAGAAACACTGAAGCTGCAGGAAAATCACTTCACTGGTAAAATACCGAATGGGTTTTTAAAGTTGAGGAAGCTCAAAGACTTGGATTTATCACATAATCTACTGGTTGGAGAAATTCCCGTGGGTAAACCTCTGATTGACTTTCCTGAGAGCTCCTACTCTGGAAACAAAGGTTTATGTGGGAAGCCTCTTGCTCCCTGTAAGCTCTGA
- the LOC122313569 gene encoding exocyst complex component EXO84A — translation MESTTLSSFSFSSSTVGDSVQLDANLTLGDRLKVFKTSGFDPDAYVTSKCQTMNEKEIRHLCSYLVDLKKASAEEMRRSVYANYPAFIRVSREISNLEGQLLSMRNLLSTQAALVHGLAEGVQKDSLSAGPEDSTAEEVLYENKELSKIENWLLEFLDTLEVLLAERRVDESLAALEEAESIAEEAKRRQTLSQTNLLLLQNAITEQRQKLAEQLEETICQPSTRGSVLRSAVLAMKRLGDGPRAHTLLLNSHYRKLQFNMQSLRPSNASYGAAYTVILSQLVFSTIAQAASDSLSLFGEDSAYASELVTWAVREAEAFGLLLKRHVLDSSAASGGFRVAAECVHACLAHCSLLEARGLALSPVLWRLFRPCVEQALNTNLKRIEQSSAALAAADDWSLAFPAAGMRLGSTTSLGSMNASQPKLSVSAQRFNLMVQEFIEDVEPLESLQLDGPALEGVLQVFSSYVNLLINALPSSMDDDENPEGFGKKIVRMAETEAQQIALLANASLLADELIPRAVMKLLQLQKTNRVEEPPRKSADRQSRLPEQRECKRRLQRSVDRLRDSFCRQHALEIIFTEDGDTSLSAHMYINMDVAADHEPEWFPSPIFQELFAKLSRMAGIATDMFVGRERFATVLLMRLTETVILWLSDDQTFWGEIEEGPKPLGPLGLQQLYLDMEFVILFTSQGRYLSRHLHQVIKNIISRAIDAVSATGLDPYSVLPEDDWFAEVAQIAIKMLNDKANFGNIDRDVTSPTASVSGKSISSVLSHGSN, via the exons ATGGAATCCACAACATTATCATCGTTTTCATTTTCCTCGAGTACCGTAGGAGATTCGGTACAACTGGACGCGAATCTAACCCTCGGTGATAGGCTTAAGGTTTTCAAGACCTCTGGCTTCGATCCCGATGCCTATGTCACCTCCAAATGCCAGACCATGAATGaaaag GAGATAAGGCACTTGTGCTCTTACCTTGTCGATCTGAAGAAGGCATCTGCCGAGGAAATGCGTAGAAGTGTCTATGCTAATTATCCAGCCTTCATCCG CGTATCAAGGGAGATTTCAAATCTGGAGGGTCAGCTCCTCTCGATGAGAAATCTCCTGTCTACACAGGCTGCCCTTGTTCATGGTTTAGCTGAGGGAGTTCAAAAAGATTCCTTGTCTGCTGGTCCTGAAGATTCAACTGCAGAGGAAGTATTGTACGAGAATAAGGAACTTTCCAAGATAGAAAATTGGTTACTAGAATTTTTGGACACGCTTGAAGTCCTGTTGGCTGAGAGAAGAGTGGATGAATCGTTGGCAGCATTGGAGGAAGCGGAAAGTATAGCAGAAGAAGCCAAAAGGAGGCAAACATTGAGCCAGACCAATCTGCTATTGCTGCAGAATGCCATCACCGAACAGAGACAAAAACTAGCCGAGCAACTTGAAGAGACAATCTGCCAACCTTCTACTCGTGGTTCTGTGCTTCGTTCTGCTGTTTTGGCCATGAAAAGACTTGGGGATGGCCCTCGTGCCCATACTTTGCTACTTAACTCTCACTACCGGAAATTGCAGTTTAATATGCAGAGTCTTCGTCCATCAAATGCTTCATATGGAGCAGCATATACAGTTATACTCTCTCAGCTTGTTTTTTCCACCATTGCACAAGCAGCGAGCGATTCATTGTCACTTTTTGGAGAGGATTCTGCATATGCTTCTGAGCTTGTAACTTGGGCTGTCAGAGAAGCTGAGGCTTTTGGTCTTCTTCTCAAGAGGCATGTTCTGGACTCCTCAGCGGCTTCTGGGGGCTTTAGAGTTGCTGCCGAGTGTGTTCATGCATGCTTGGCTCACTGTTCTTTGTTAGAAGCTCGTGGATTGGCCCTTTCTCCCGTCCTGTGGAGACTCTTTAGGCCCTGCGTTGAACAGGCATTAAACACCAACTTAAAAAGAATTGAACAGAGCAGTGCTGCACTTGCTGCCGCGGATGATTGGTCGCTTGCGTTTCCAGCTGCTGGTATGCGTCTGGGCTCAACTACATCTCTCGGTAGTATGAATGCATCCCAGCCAAAGCTTTCAGTCAGTGCTCAGAGATTCAATTTAATGGTCCAG GAATTTATAGAGGATGTGGAACCCCTTGAGAGCTTGCAGTTGGATGGTCCAGCGTTGGAAGGGGTTTTACAAGTTTTCAGCTCCTATGTCAACTTGTTAATAAATGCGTTACCGAGCTCAATGGACGACGACGAGAACCCTGAaggttttgggaaaaaaattgtTAGGATGGCAGAGACTGAAGCCCAACAGATAGCGTTGCTAGCAAATGCATCGTTGCTGGCAGATGAGCTTATCCCGCGTGCTGTCATGAAGCTTTTGCAGTTGCAGAAGACAAACAGAGTCGAGGAGCCCCCTAGAAAATCTGCGGACAGGCAAAGCCGTCTTCCGGAGCAAAGGGAATGCAAGAGAAGGCTTCAGCGCTCCGTTGATCGCCTGCGAGACAGCTTCTGCCGACAGCACGCCCTTGAAATAATCTTCACAGAAGATGGTGACACTAGTCTCAGTGCACATATGTACATAAATATGGACGTTGCTGCAGATCATGAGCCTGAATGGTTTCCGTCTCCAATTTTTCAG GAACTTTTTGCGAAACTCTCACGGATGGCAGGCATTGCAACAGATATGTTTGTGGGAAGGGAAAGGTTTGCTACTGTTCTATTAATGAGACTCACAGAGACTGTGATCCTTTGGCTTTCTGATGACCAAACGTTTTGGGGAGAGATAGAGGAGGGGCCAAAGCCTTTAGGTCCTCTTGGCCTTCAACAG TTGTATTTGGATATGGAGTTTGTGATACTCTTTACATCCCAAGGCCGCTACTTATCTCGCCATCTGCATCAAGTTATCAAGAACATTATATCCAGAGCTATAGATGCAGTTTCTGCCACTGGTTTGGATCCTTACAG TGTATTGCCAGAGGATGACTGGTTTGCTGAAGTTGCTCAAATAGCAATAAAAATGTTGAACGACAAAGCCAACTTTGGTAATATAGATCGAGATGTGACTAGCCCCACAGCATCTGTATCAGGAAAGTCTATATCATCAGTCTTATCTCATGGGAGTAACTAG